The proteins below come from a single Pseudomonas chlororaphis genomic window:
- a CDS encoding transposase, translated as MRKSYSSEFKLKAASMVLDEGQSVPEVCATLDIGPTALRRWVDQVRKERLGSTPEGAKAITADQREIQQLKTLLRQKDLDIEILKKASALLLLDSKDHSR; from the coding sequence ATGCGTAAATCTTATTCCAGTGAGTTCAAGCTCAAAGCTGCCAGTATGGTGCTGGACGAAGGCCAGTCAGTTCCTGAGGTCTGTGCCACTCTGGATATTGGCCCTACTGCCTTGCGCCGTTGGGTCGACCAGGTTCGCAAAGAGCGCTTGGGTTCGACCCCGGAAGGGGCCAAGGCGATTACCGCCGATCAGCGAGAGATCCAGCAGCTCAAAACGTTGCTCAGGCAAAAAGACCTGGACATTGAAATCCTAAAAAAGGCCAGTGCTCTCCTGCTTTTGGACTCCAAAGATCATTCTCGTTGA
- a CDS encoding transposase, whose protein sequence is MAKRYELSDEAWDVVSDLFIETHGRGRPRLSDRLMLDGVLWVLCSGAAWRDMPERFGPWSTVYQRFRGWRNQGTFEQMLKRLHLRLNEQGLIDLQTWMIDSTAVRATRASSGAGKKGGLTSLPITL, encoded by the coding sequence ATGGCAAAGCGTTATGAACTCTCGGATGAGGCCTGGGATGTGGTCTCCGATCTCTTCATCGAAACTCATGGCCGGGGGCGGCCTCGACTGAGCGACCGACTGATGCTTGACGGCGTGCTATGGGTGCTCTGTTCGGGTGCTGCATGGCGAGATATGCCTGAGCGCTTCGGCCCATGGTCAACGGTGTATCAACGGTTTCGGGGCTGGCGAAATCAGGGAACGTTCGAACAGATGCTCAAACGCTTGCACCTGAGATTGAATGAGCAGGGCTTGATCGATCTGCAAACCTGGATGATCGACTCAACAGCAGTGCGCGCAACCCGGGCCTCATCTGGCGCCGGGAAAAAAGGGGGGCTGACGAGCCTGCCGATCACGCTCTAG
- a CDS encoding seryl-tRNA synthetase gives MLDPKLLRSNLQGVADRLASRGFALDVARIEALEEQRKAAQIRTEALQAERNAISKSIDQAKQRGEDIAPLMANVENRGSQLNENKAALDKIQAELEAILLGIPNLPHESVPFGKDEDDNVEVHRWGTPRIFDFEIKDHSVLGEKFGWVDFETAAKLSGGRFTLLRGPIARLHRALAQFMINLHTSEHGYEEAYHPYLVRAPALQGTGQLPKFEEDLFKIGRDDEADLYLIPTSEVPLTNLAAGQILDAEQLPLKFVAHTPCFRSEAGASSRDTRGMLRLHQFDTVEMVQIVEPSTSMEALASLTTNAERVLQLLGLPYRTLALCTGDLGFSAVKTYDLEVWIPSQNAYRKVSSCSSCGDFQARRMQARFRNPETGKPELVHTLNGSGLAVGRTLVAVLENYQQADGSIRVPNVLKPYMDEPLLDIFSSERVSV, from the coding sequence ATGCTCGATCCCAAACTTTTACGTAGCAACCTTCAGGGCGTGGCGGATCGCCTGGCATCTCGTGGCTTTGCCCTGGATGTAGCGCGCATCGAAGCGCTGGAAGAACAGCGTAAGGCCGCCCAGATCCGAACCGAAGCACTGCAGGCCGAGCGTAACGCGATTTCCAAGAGCATTGATCAGGCCAAGCAACGCGGCGAAGACATCGCACCGCTGATGGCCAATGTCGAGAACAGGGGCAGCCAGCTGAACGAGAACAAGGCTGCGCTGGACAAGATCCAGGCCGAGCTGGAGGCGATCCTACTGGGTATTCCCAACCTGCCGCACGAGTCCGTGCCGTTCGGCAAAGACGAAGACGATAACGTCGAAGTGCACCGTTGGGGCACTCCACGAATCTTCGATTTTGAGATCAAAGACCACTCCGTCCTGGGCGAGAAGTTCGGTTGGGTGGACTTCGAAACCGCCGCCAAGTTGTCCGGCGGGCGCTTCACTCTGCTGCGCGGCCCGATCGCCCGTCTGCACCGCGCCCTGGCGCAGTTCATGATCAACCTACATACCAGCGAGCACGGCTACGAAGAGGCCTACCACCCGTACCTGGTGCGGGCTCCGGCGCTGCAAGGTACCGGTCAACTGCCGAAGTTCGAGGAAGACCTGTTCAAGATCGGGCGCGACGACGAAGCCGACCTGTACCTGATCCCTACCTCCGAAGTCCCATTGACCAACCTGGCGGCAGGGCAGATTCTCGATGCAGAACAACTGCCCCTCAAGTTTGTTGCCCATACCCCGTGTTTCCGCAGCGAAGCCGGCGCGTCGAGTCGCGACACCCGTGGCATGCTCCGCCTGCACCAGTTCGACACGGTCGAGATGGTACAGATCGTCGAGCCGTCGACGTCGATGGAAGCCCTGGCAAGCCTGACTACCAACGCCGAGAGAGTCCTGCAACTGCTGGGCCTGCCTTACCGAACCCTGGCGCTGTGCACCGGCGACCTAGGCTTTAGCGCAGTTAAAACCTACGATCTGGAAGTGTGGATTCCGAGCCAGAATGCATACCGCAAGGTCAGCTCTTGCTCCAGTTGCGGGGATTTCCAGGCCCGTCGCATGCAGGCGCGTTTCCGCAATCCGGAAACCGGCAAGCCGGAACTGGTGCACACCTTGAACGGTTCTGGCCTGGCGGTCGGTCGTACGTTGGTGGCGGTACTGGAAAACTATCAGCAGGCCGACGGTTCAATCCGCGTGCCGAACGTGCTGAAGCCGTATATGGACGAACCCTTATTGGACATTTTCAGCTCAGAGCGTGTATCCGTGTAG
- a CDS encoding RNA-directed DNA polymerase, translating into MSRWSSQPYLKAGRKAGVPGDVLKNAVKTAKQVKQGCPPILTLNHLSHLTGVPHSFLHRMVSRTYRTEAYNVFKLRKPNVGHSADRFRWICAPSEELLRVQRWINTHILSKVEPHEASYAYDNRHGVLDAAELHCGAQWLIKLDLTNFFESILEPRVYELFRSFGYQPLVAFELARLCTRVRASGNPDRRFGNRELPAGLPYPADPRIGHLPQGAATSPRIANLVMQSLDESLHDYACDNELVYSRYADDLVFSSKNAFDRQAAIQHIKLIGECLIEEGFWLNEAKTKIVPPGARKIVLGLLVDGDEPRLSKSYKKYVSDHLYYLSHPKIAPMAHAKRHGFQSLQGLINHVSGKIAYGFSIEADWAKKQGKQLKGICRKLELDHVIFP; encoded by the coding sequence ATGAGTCGCTGGAGCTCTCAGCCCTATTTAAAGGCAGGCCGCAAAGCGGGCGTGCCTGGGGACGTACTCAAGAATGCTGTGAAGACGGCAAAGCAGGTGAAGCAAGGCTGCCCGCCTATCCTCACCCTGAATCACCTCTCGCATCTGACAGGCGTTCCCCATTCCTTCCTGCACCGGATGGTCAGCCGAACCTACAGAACGGAGGCGTACAACGTCTTCAAGCTCAGGAAGCCAAACGTAGGTCATAGCGCGGATCGCTTCCGGTGGATATGCGCACCGAGCGAAGAATTGCTCCGAGTTCAGCGTTGGATAAATACGCACATTCTGTCCAAGGTTGAACCCCACGAAGCCAGCTATGCCTATGACAACCGTCACGGTGTGCTGGATGCAGCTGAGCTTCATTGCGGGGCTCAATGGCTGATAAAACTCGACCTCACAAACTTCTTCGAGTCTATCCTGGAGCCTCGGGTGTACGAGCTTTTCAGGTCGTTCGGGTACCAACCGCTGGTGGCATTCGAGCTTGCCCGGCTCTGCACCCGCGTCCGAGCAAGCGGTAATCCTGATCGAAGGTTCGGCAATAGGGAGCTTCCTGCAGGCCTGCCTTACCCCGCAGATCCCCGTATCGGCCACCTCCCCCAAGGCGCCGCGACGTCCCCGAGGATCGCCAACCTAGTGATGCAGTCTCTGGATGAAAGCCTGCACGACTACGCCTGCGACAATGAGCTGGTGTACTCGCGGTACGCGGACGATCTGGTGTTCTCGTCGAAGAATGCGTTCGACCGGCAAGCGGCAATCCAACACATCAAGCTGATCGGCGAGTGCCTGATTGAGGAGGGGTTCTGGCTCAACGAGGCGAAGACGAAAATCGTCCCGCCCGGGGCTCGCAAGATCGTGCTGGGACTGCTGGTCGACGGCGATGAGCCCCGGCTTTCCAAGTCCTATAAGAAGTACGTGAGTGATCACCTCTACTACCTGTCCCACCCCAAGATCGCCCCTATGGCCCACGCCAAGCGTCATGGGTTTCAATCGCTCCAGGGGCTGATCAATCATGTCAGTGGGAAGATTGCCTACGGCTTCAGCATCGAGGCAGATTGGGCCAAGAAACAAGGTAAACAGCTGAAAGGCATCTGCCGAAAGCTCGAACTCGACCACGTCATCTTTCCATGA
- a CDS encoding transcriptional regulator gives MSVRTAFAVALKLLRTKRGLTQDDLSKKVDQSHVSRIENEKTSPSLESIFELARVLELSPVALMALVCGAQDSQSAGDVLKIAEKDLQDIALLKDSIPLEIEESPHPRVVSAAQARETVQALKGKGFTQAEIARELGMAKTTVQRHWHRSS, from the coding sequence ATGTCTGTCCGCACCGCATTTGCCGTAGCGCTGAAGCTTTTGCGAACAAAGCGTGGCCTCACGCAGGACGACCTGAGCAAGAAGGTCGATCAATCGCATGTAAGCCGCATCGAAAATGAAAAGACCTCCCCCAGTCTCGAATCAATTTTCGAGCTCGCTAGGGTATTGGAGCTAAGTCCTGTCGCCCTCATGGCACTGGTGTGCGGAGCACAAGACTCACAAAGCGCAGGCGATGTCCTGAAAATCGCCGAAAAAGATCTCCAGGACATCGCGCTACTAAAGGATTCGATTCCGCTGGAAATTGAGGAGTCGCCTCACCCTCGTGTTGTTTCTGCCGCACAGGCACGAGAGACTGTCCAGGCACTCAAAGGGAAAGGCTTTACGCAGGCTGAAATCGCGAGAGAGCTGGGGATGGCAAAGACCACGGTTCAGCGCCATTGGCATCGTTCGAGCTGA
- a CDS encoding transposase, translated as MARSLMREAGVASHQRRRHKYKSSGVEALVAPHVLKRKFDVTAINQVWCGDVTYIKVGKRWMYFAAVLDLFARRIVGWSFSMISDATLTCEALRMAVQLRGRPKEVLFHSDQGCQYTSHKFRNEMRKHGLLQSMSRKGECWDNAPMERFFGSLKSEWVPEDGYSSEHEARVDVQRYVMRYNNVRLHSYNDYRSPVAMEKLAA; from the coding sequence ATGGCTCGCAGCTTGATGCGCGAAGCCGGTGTTGCCAGTCATCAGCGGCGGCGGCACAAGTACAAATCTTCCGGCGTGGAAGCCCTGGTGGCGCCGCACGTGCTCAAGCGCAAGTTTGATGTCACGGCGATCAATCAGGTGTGGTGTGGTGATGTGACGTACATCAAGGTGGGTAAGCGCTGGATGTACTTCGCGGCAGTACTGGATTTGTTTGCTCGCAGGATCGTGGGGTGGTCGTTTTCAATGATTTCCGATGCCACGCTGACCTGCGAAGCGTTGCGGATGGCGGTGCAATTGCGAGGCCGTCCAAAAGAGGTGCTGTTTCATTCTGATCAAGGTTGCCAATACACCAGCCACAAATTCAGGAATGAGATGCGCAAGCATGGACTCCTGCAAAGCATGAGTCGCAAAGGTGAGTGCTGGGACAACGCCCCGATGGAGCGTTTCTTTGGGAGCCTGAAATCAGAGTGGGTGCCAGAAGATGGCTACAGCTCGGAGCATGAAGCCCGCGTGGATGTGCAGCGTTATGTGATGCGTTACAACAACGTCAGGCTCCATAGCTACAACGACTATCGGTCGCCGGTAGCTATGGAGAAACTGGCGGCGTGA
- a CDS encoding helicase UvrD, with amino-acid sequence MPPEIALFDFAGGSITAPAGCGKTQLIADTLAQHIGPRPVLILTHTNAGVTALRARMARARVASGSYRVATLDGFTLKLIGRFPARSGHDPAIMQLANRANDYPAIRAAALALLRARHVDQVLRSSYSHVLVDEYQDCNQVQHAIVTCLAATLPTYVLGDPMQSIFDIAQNRLVDWHTEVIRDFPVIGALATPWRWRLAGAENLGNWLLQVRQLLEAGQRLDLTSAPPEVQCIQIQAATADTQRRNAAMTPLRQGETALIIGDSRNAVGRQRLTSQMSGATTVEPVDLPDLISFAQNFDLAGPWALNQITNFAGIVMTGVGINPFLTRVETIRNNRHRTPPTVAESVAVGFLAEPTFLGVIDLLQRFSQQQDCRVYRPEILRCCIAALRMAASRTHTFFEAAVQIRERNRLQGRPLTRRAVGSTLLLKGLEADVAVILEPENMNARNLYVAMTRGAKRLVICSQNRFLGA; translated from the coding sequence ATGCCGCCTGAGATCGCGTTGTTCGACTTCGCAGGAGGCTCCATAACGGCTCCTGCCGGGTGTGGCAAAACTCAGCTGATCGCAGACACATTGGCTCAGCACATCGGCCCAAGACCCGTTTTGATCCTCACCCATACCAACGCAGGGGTCACAGCACTGCGCGCGCGTATGGCCCGTGCCCGAGTCGCCTCGGGCTCGTACCGAGTTGCCACACTGGATGGCTTCACATTGAAGCTCATTGGCAGATTCCCTGCCAGGAGCGGGCACGACCCTGCAATCATGCAACTCGCCAACCGGGCAAACGATTATCCGGCTATTCGCGCAGCAGCCCTGGCGCTACTGAGGGCCAGGCATGTTGATCAGGTATTGCGATCAAGCTATTCCCATGTGTTGGTCGACGAGTACCAAGACTGCAATCAGGTGCAACACGCCATAGTCACCTGCCTGGCCGCTACCTTGCCCACGTACGTGCTGGGCGATCCGATGCAGTCCATTTTCGACATCGCGCAAAACAGGTTGGTTGATTGGCACACTGAGGTGATCCGAGACTTTCCCGTCATTGGCGCTTTGGCCACACCCTGGCGTTGGCGACTCGCCGGCGCCGAGAATCTGGGCAACTGGCTCCTGCAAGTCAGACAACTTCTGGAAGCTGGCCAGCGGTTAGATCTCACTTCAGCCCCACCCGAAGTTCAGTGTATTCAGATCCAGGCCGCGACTGCAGATACGCAGCGGCGAAACGCAGCCATGACCCCTCTGCGCCAAGGGGAGACCGCACTCATCATCGGCGATTCAAGAAACGCCGTTGGCCGACAACGCCTAACAAGCCAAATGTCAGGCGCTACCACGGTTGAACCCGTTGACCTGCCAGACCTCATCTCCTTCGCTCAGAACTTCGACCTTGCAGGGCCATGGGCCCTCAACCAGATTACGAATTTCGCGGGTATTGTGATGACCGGCGTCGGCATCAATCCTTTCCTCACACGTGTCGAGACGATTCGAAACAACCGACACCGCACCCCGCCTACGGTTGCAGAATCCGTCGCCGTGGGCTTCCTCGCCGAGCCGACGTTTCTGGGGGTGATCGATCTTTTGCAACGGTTCTCTCAGCAGCAGGACTGCCGCGTTTACCGCCCGGAAATTCTTCGCTGCTGCATTGCAGCACTGAGGATGGCCGCGTCCCGAACCCACACATTCTTTGAAGCAGCCGTTCAGATCCGAGAGCGCAACCGCCTCCAAGGTCGGCCTTTGACCCGGCGGGCGGTTGGCAGCACGTTGCTGTTGAAGGGTTTGGAAGCGGACGTCGCAGTCATTTTGGAGCCAGAGAACATGAACGCCAGGAATCTCTACGTGGCAATGACACGGGGTGCCAAACGGCTCGTCATCTGCAGCCAGAACCGGTTCCTCGGCGCATAA
- a CDS encoding methenyltetrahydrofolate cyclohydrolase: MNRSGIQQEVAWLHREIWKQKEMLWPERQLMPLQMLEPDAAAYLLDVEYLTLPNLGSARFMRSGQGPGIAGLIDRQANKIAISMAYPEEVQRFTGAHEVGHFMLHQGQIMHRDRPLDGSANAGHRSDIEREADYFAASFLMPPNLLTAHFEAQFGCKGAFKFTETMSFHLNHNDPDSLQYASQGSLDREFALARCENFGSRRMTSLAKQFRVSDSAMALRIKELGLVLWP; this comes from the coding sequence ATGAACCGATCGGGTATTCAACAAGAAGTCGCTTGGTTGCATCGGGAAATTTGGAAGCAAAAGGAAATGCTGTGGCCCGAGCGACAGCTCATGCCCCTACAAATGCTGGAACCCGACGCTGCAGCGTACCTGCTTGATGTTGAATACTTGACGCTTCCAAATCTGGGCTCCGCCAGATTCATGCGCTCTGGCCAAGGCCCAGGGATCGCAGGACTCATCGATCGCCAAGCTAACAAGATTGCCATTTCGATGGCCTACCCTGAGGAGGTTCAGCGTTTCACTGGCGCTCACGAAGTGGGGCACTTCATGCTTCACCAGGGCCAAATCATGCACCGTGATCGTCCATTGGACGGCTCTGCCAATGCGGGTCATAGATCAGATATTGAACGCGAAGCGGATTATTTCGCGGCAAGCTTTCTCATGCCGCCGAACCTTCTGACGGCACATTTTGAAGCGCAGTTTGGATGCAAAGGCGCGTTCAAGTTTACCGAAACGATGTCCTTTCACCTGAACCACAACGATCCTGATTCCTTGCAATATGCCTCGCAGGGCTCTCTGGATCGCGAGTTTGCCTTGGCTCGCTGTGAAAACTTTGGCAGCCGAAGAATGACTTCCCTGGCTAAACAATTTCGGGTTTCGGACAGCGCGATGGCACTTCGGATCAAAGAATTGGGGCTGGTGTTGTGGCCATGA
- a CDS encoding chromosome segregation protein SMC encodes MARIRRLQIENFRSIQRLDWCPAPGFNCLVGPGDSGKSSILDAIDLCLGARRSAPFGDTDFYRLDVIRPILITATLGDLPDDLINLDSYGDFLRGYDPANGALEDEPRFGIETVLTVQLKVESDLEPVWQLHSERALQQGIERNLAWKDRARIAPARIGSYANTNFSWSRNSILNRLTEERPALGGALAAAARDARNGFGVQAGAQLQQPLQIVTQTATQLGVPVGAFAQALLDAHAVSIGDGAIALHNEQGIPLRSLGTGSSRLLIAGLQRQAAQAASIALVDEVEFGLEPHRLIRFMDSLGAKNSPEPLQVFLTTHSPVALRELSGHQLFVVRPQQGHHVVRQAGISNDVQSTLRTDPEAFLAKRVVVCEGASEVGLMRGLDQYWRGLGHISFLALGGAYVNVNGGDPDNCYTRGSALLSLGYQVLVIVDADKPATAAIQAAFHAAGGQSATWGQGRALEDELFISLPDTAIDRLIAIAIDARDRDLVNSHIRGRSQNALSLELIQAFRAQGTAYAAPTRVSLGLASRIRKNGWFKSVTTYELIARTIIGPELQASGPDLQATINRIRGWVHAA; translated from the coding sequence ATGGCAAGAATTCGTCGGCTTCAGATCGAGAACTTCCGCTCCATCCAACGCTTGGATTGGTGTCCCGCACCGGGCTTTAATTGCTTGGTTGGCCCTGGCGATAGCGGCAAATCCAGCATTCTCGATGCCATTGATCTTTGCCTGGGGGCGCGGCGCAGTGCACCGTTCGGCGACACTGACTTTTACAGGCTAGACGTCATTCGCCCAATCCTGATTACAGCGACCTTGGGCGACCTCCCTGACGACTTGATCAACCTGGATAGCTATGGTGACTTCCTGCGTGGCTACGACCCCGCTAATGGAGCGTTGGAAGACGAGCCGCGATTCGGCATTGAAACGGTCTTAACCGTACAGCTCAAAGTCGAGAGTGATCTTGAGCCGGTTTGGCAGCTTCACTCAGAACGGGCACTCCAACAAGGCATCGAGCGCAATCTTGCCTGGAAAGATCGGGCACGGATTGCCCCAGCTCGCATAGGCAGCTATGCCAACACCAACTTTTCATGGAGCCGTAACTCCATCCTCAACAGACTGACAGAGGAGAGGCCGGCTTTGGGCGGTGCGTTGGCAGCGGCAGCACGGGACGCCCGCAACGGCTTCGGGGTGCAAGCCGGCGCGCAGCTCCAGCAGCCCCTTCAGATCGTGACCCAAACGGCTACTCAGCTTGGCGTACCGGTGGGCGCCTTTGCCCAAGCCCTGCTCGATGCCCATGCCGTCTCAATCGGTGACGGGGCCATTGCCTTGCATAATGAGCAAGGCATTCCACTGCGATCATTGGGCACCGGATCCTCTCGACTGCTGATCGCTGGACTCCAGCGCCAAGCAGCCCAAGCTGCATCAATCGCATTGGTCGACGAGGTAGAGTTTGGGCTTGAGCCACACCGGTTGATTCGATTCATGGACTCCTTGGGGGCCAAGAATTCCCCTGAGCCTCTGCAAGTGTTCTTGACCACGCACTCGCCTGTAGCTCTGCGAGAGCTGTCAGGACATCAACTGTTTGTGGTTCGACCACAGCAGGGCCATCACGTAGTGCGCCAGGCCGGCATATCGAATGACGTACAAAGCACGCTACGAACTGACCCTGAAGCCTTCCTGGCCAAGCGCGTCGTGGTGTGTGAGGGAGCCAGCGAGGTCGGTCTCATGCGTGGCCTGGATCAATACTGGCGCGGTTTGGGTCACATCTCTTTTCTGGCCCTCGGCGGCGCCTATGTCAACGTCAACGGCGGCGACCCTGATAACTGTTACACGCGAGGCTCAGCACTGCTGAGCCTCGGGTACCAAGTGCTCGTCATCGTAGACGCAGACAAGCCCGCGACTGCCGCAATCCAGGCCGCGTTTCATGCAGCAGGTGGACAATCGGCAACCTGGGGGCAGGGTCGAGCCCTTGAGGACGAACTGTTCATCAGTTTGCCAGATACTGCGATCGACAGACTGATCGCTATAGCCATCGACGCGCGCGATCGCGACCTGGTAAACAGCCACATTCGTGGTCGATCGCAAAACGCTCTGAGCCTTGAGCTTATTCAAGCCTTTCGCGCACAAGGGACGGCCTATGCCGCACCCACGAGGGTGTCATTGGGTCTCGCGTCGCGCATTCGTAAAAATGGCTGGTTCAAGTCGGTCACCACCTACGAGCTTATCGCAAGAACGATCATCGGCCCTGAGCTCCAGGCCTCTGGCCCCGATCTGCAAGCGACCATCAACCGGATCAGGGGCTGGGTACATGCCGCCTGA
- a CDS encoding transcriptional regulator, protein MTTFSKRLKKARKARGISQERLGIDAGIEPASASARMNQYEKGIHQPGESIVKQIAAVLNLPTAYFYCEDDETAHLLQCFHLLKAKDRKDVVDLVENLAFRN, encoded by the coding sequence ATGACGACGTTCAGCAAGCGCTTGAAAAAGGCGCGCAAGGCAAGAGGGATCTCTCAGGAGCGTTTGGGAATAGATGCCGGGATTGAGCCGGCGTCAGCGTCGGCAAGGATGAATCAGTACGAGAAGGGGATTCATCAGCCAGGTGAAAGCATCGTGAAGCAGATCGCTGCCGTCCTGAATCTTCCAACGGCGTACTTTTACTGTGAGGACGATGAGACGGCGCATCTGCTGCAGTGCTTTCATTTGTTGAAAGCGAAGGATCGAAAGGATGTCGTTGATCTAGTTGAGAACCTCGCCTTTAGGAACTGA
- a CDS encoding transposase, giving the protein MLCDANGTPLRFLLSGGQASDISYAQPLLDEVSIPSSQRGRPRKRCKWLLADKGYDAEALRRYCDQYRMQPVIPLRSMKRKPKPGLPRLFDRPKYRQRNIIERMFGWLKENRRIATRFDKLAKSYAAMVSLACSMRCLRHLFSYRA; this is encoded by the coding sequence ATGCTTTGCGACGCCAACGGAACACCGTTGCGCTTCCTCCTCTCTGGCGGTCAAGCCAGTGACATCAGCTACGCACAACCACTGTTGGACGAGGTCAGCATTCCATCGAGCCAACGTGGCCGTCCGCGCAAGCGCTGTAAATGGCTGCTCGCCGACAAGGGCTATGATGCCGAAGCGCTGCGCCGCTACTGCGACCAATATCGAATGCAGCCCGTCATCCCGCTGCGCTCAATGAAGCGCAAGCCCAAGCCTGGTTTACCCAGACTGTTTGATCGGCCCAAGTACCGACAGCGCAACATCATCGAGCGCATGTTTGGCTGGCTGAAAGAGAACCGTCGGATCGCGACACGCTTCGACAAGCTCGCAAAAAGTTATGCCGCCATGGTCTCACTCGCATGCTCCATGCGGTGTTTGCGACATCTCTTTTCGTACAGAGCCTAA